The following coding sequences lie in one Acidimicrobiales bacterium genomic window:
- a CDS encoding AMP-binding protein produces MTDEVNLASVVGSHPAESVALCTDSGRVVTYGELRDDVARLRGGLVQLGLARGDRVAVAQANDPDFVAVYLAALGIGAVVVPLNPLSPAPELQRELAAVGARALVVGPVAEPTAAALDRAVLTDLEQVVGPQRLDELRKADPTPAVDLEPDDLAVLVFTSGTAGPSRPAMLTHGNLLANVDQILAGGGSQSPDDRVLGVLPTFHIYGLNVAIGVSLAAGSAVVLAERFDARATLDLLTSTGVTVVPGVPSMWAAWSRLPDDDVPPDAFAKVRIASSGAAALDPEVRRALRDRFGLDVVEGYGLTEASPAVTSGLGVGAPDGSIGVPLPHVALRLVDELQSGTAEDVLVGDPGEIWVRGPNVFPGYWEDPQATASALTADGWLRTGDVAVVDDDGFLYLVDRAKDLVIVSGFNVFPAEVEEVVMLHPAVAEAAVTGRPDPRTGEAVVAHVVPAPGATPPTGQEIVDFCGEHMAHYKCPVEVDFVDELPHTLAGKLLRRAL; encoded by the coding sequence TTGACTGACGAGGTGAACCTGGCGTCGGTGGTGGGGTCGCATCCGGCGGAGTCGGTGGCGCTGTGCACCGACTCGGGGCGGGTGGTGACGTACGGCGAGCTGCGCGACGACGTCGCCCGCCTGCGGGGCGGGCTGGTACAGCTGGGCCTGGCCCGGGGCGACCGGGTGGCCGTCGCCCAGGCCAACGACCCCGACTTCGTGGCGGTCTACCTGGCGGCGCTCGGCATCGGCGCCGTGGTGGTGCCGCTCAACCCGCTGAGCCCGGCGCCGGAGCTGCAGCGCGAGCTGGCCGCGGTCGGCGCCCGGGCCCTGGTGGTCGGCCCCGTCGCCGAGCCCACCGCCGCCGCCCTCGACCGGGCGGTCCTGACCGACCTGGAGCAGGTGGTCGGCCCCCAGAGGCTCGACGAGCTGCGGAAGGCCGACCCGACCCCGGCCGTCGACCTCGAGCCCGACGACCTGGCCGTCCTCGTCTTCACCAGCGGCACCGCCGGGCCGAGCCGGCCGGCGATGCTCACCCACGGCAACCTGCTCGCCAACGTCGACCAGATCCTGGCCGGCGGCGGCAGCCAGAGCCCCGACGACCGCGTGCTGGGCGTGCTGCCGACGTTCCACATCTACGGGCTCAACGTCGCCATCGGCGTGTCGCTGGCCGCCGGCAGCGCCGTGGTGCTGGCCGAGCGCTTCGACGCCCGCGCCACGCTCGACCTGCTCACGAGCACCGGCGTGACCGTGGTGCCCGGGGTGCCGTCGATGTGGGCGGCGTGGTCGAGGCTCCCCGACGACGACGTGCCGCCCGACGCCTTCGCCAAGGTGCGCATCGCCAGCTCCGGTGCCGCCGCCCTCGACCCCGAGGTGCGCCGTGCCCTGCGCGACCGCTTCGGCCTCGACGTGGTGGAGGGCTACGGGCTGACCGAGGCGTCGCCCGCGGTCACGTCGGGCCTCGGCGTCGGCGCCCCCGACGGGAGCATCGGCGTGCCGCTGCCCCACGTGGCGCTCCGCCTGGTCGACGAGCTGCAGAGCGGCACCGCCGAGGACGTGCTCGTCGGCGACCCGGGCGAGATCTGGGTGCGGGGGCCCAACGTGTTCCCGGGCTACTGGGAGGACCCGCAGGCCACCGCCTCGGCGCTCACCGCCGACGGCTGGCTGCGCACCGGCGACGTCGCCGTGGTCGACGACGACGGCTTCCTCTACCTGGTCGACCGCGCCAAGGACCTGGTGATCGTCTCGGGGTTCAACGTGTTCCCCGCCGAGGTCGAGGAGGTGGTCATGCTGCACCCCGCCGTCGCCGAGGCCGCGGTCACGGGCCGGCCCGATCCCCGCACGGGCGAGGCGGTGGTCGCCCACGTGGTGCCGGCGCCCGGTGCCACGCCGCCGACCGGACAGGAGATCGTCGACTTCTGCGGTGAGCACATGGCCCATTACAAGTGCCCCGTGGAGGTCGACTTCGTCGACGAGCTGCCGCACACCCTCGCCGGCAAGCTGCTCCGGCGAGCCTTGTAG
- a CDS encoding SAM-dependent chlorinase/fluorinase, with translation MSPRFDTISFLSDYGTTDEFVGVVKSVIRSLAPHATVLDITHEVAPYDVRGGSLTLARAVPYLCPGVVMAVVDPGVGTERRAVAIEVGGGQSYLVGPDNGLLAAAVGLVGGATDAVELSNPEYHLEAPGATFAGRDVFGPAAAHLCNGVPLYDLGEPVDPVSLLPGVIPLSREEDGTLVGQVFWVDRYGNCQLNVDPAQIADWGPRVQVRWTQPKPGSRTATRIDAFEQLEGGQVGLVTDSYGLLAIAMARGSAAETLDLATGDEIVLAPLDDDSPESPGSVTTSVTLGRKSG, from the coding sequence ATGTCCCCCCGGTTCGACACCATCTCCTTCCTCTCCGACTACGGCACGACCGACGAGTTCGTGGGCGTCGTGAAGTCGGTGATCCGCTCGCTGGCCCCCCACGCCACCGTGCTCGACATCACCCACGAGGTGGCCCCCTACGACGTGCGCGGCGGCTCCCTCACACTCGCCCGCGCCGTGCCCTACCTGTGCCCCGGTGTGGTGATGGCGGTGGTCGACCCCGGCGTCGGCACCGAGCGCCGGGCCGTCGCCATCGAGGTGGGCGGCGGCCAGTCGTACCTGGTGGGGCCGGACAACGGCCTGCTGGCCGCGGCGGTCGGCCTGGTCGGGGGAGCGACCGATGCCGTGGAGCTCTCCAACCCCGAGTACCACCTGGAGGCGCCCGGGGCGACGTTCGCCGGCCGCGACGTGTTCGGCCCGGCGGCGGCGCACCTGTGCAACGGCGTGCCGCTGTACGACCTCGGCGAGCCGGTCGATCCCGTGTCGCTGCTGCCCGGCGTGATCCCGCTCTCCCGGGAGGAGGACGGCACGCTGGTGGGCCAGGTGTTCTGGGTCGACCGCTACGGCAACTGCCAGCTCAACGTCGACCCGGCGCAGATCGCCGACTGGGGGCCGCGGGTGCAGGTCCGCTGGACGCAGCCCAAGCCCGGCTCCCGCACCGCCACCCGGATCGACGCCTTCGAGCAGCTCGAGGGCGGCCAGGTGGGCCTGGTGACCGACAGCTACGGCCTGCTGGCGATCGCCATGGCCCGGGGCTCGGCCGCCGAGACGCTCGACCTGGCGACCGGCGACGAGATCGTGCTGGCGCCCCTCGACGACGACTCGCCCGAGTCGCCCGGCTCGGTCACCACCTCGGTGACACTCGGAAGGAAGTCAGGATGA
- the proC gene encoding pyrroline-5-carboxylate reductase, with amino-acid sequence MVGARLQVIGGGKMGEALFAGLLAKGWATAEQLCVVEKDPGRAEALRAAFPGAQVVDEPVAAAGHVVAVKPPDVPAVCGALKSMGDRAPVLSIAAGVTTATLESGLAPGTPVVRAMPNTAALVGAAASALAPGSSAGDAELDWAEGILGAVGTVVRVDEGLLDAVTGLSGSGPAYLFLVVEALIDAGVLAGLTRPVSAALATQTLVGVGKLLVDTGEPPILLRTAVTSPAGTTAAGLRVLEQQGVRAALLDAVMAATERSRELGQG; translated from the coding sequence ATGGTTGGAGCACGACTGCAGGTGATCGGCGGCGGCAAGATGGGTGAGGCGCTGTTCGCCGGGCTGCTGGCCAAGGGGTGGGCCACCGCCGAGCAGCTGTGCGTGGTCGAGAAGGACCCGGGTAGGGCCGAGGCCCTGCGGGCGGCGTTCCCCGGCGCCCAGGTGGTCGACGAGCCCGTCGCCGCCGCCGGCCACGTCGTCGCGGTGAAGCCGCCCGACGTCCCCGCCGTGTGCGGGGCGCTGAAATCGATGGGCGACCGCGCCCCCGTGCTGTCGATCGCCGCCGGGGTGACCACCGCCACCCTCGAGTCGGGGCTCGCCCCGGGTACCCCGGTCGTGCGGGCGATGCCCAACACGGCGGCCCTCGTCGGGGCGGCCGCCTCGGCGCTGGCTCCCGGCAGCTCGGCCGGCGACGCCGAGCTCGACTGGGCCGAGGGCATCCTCGGCGCCGTCGGCACGGTGGTGCGGGTGGACGAGGGGCTCCTCGATGCGGTCACCGGCCTGTCGGGATCGGGCCCGGCGTACCTGTTCCTCGTGGTCGAGGCCCTGATCGACGCCGGTGTGCTGGCCGGCCTGACCCGCCCGGTGAGCGCGGCGCTGGCCACCCAGACGCTGGTCGGGGTGGGCAAGCTGCTGGTCGACACGGGGGAGCCGCCGATCCTGCTGCGCACCGCCGTCACGTCGCCCGCCGGCACCACGGCGGCGGGCCTGCGGGTGCTGGAACAGCAGGGCGTCCGGGCCGCGCTGCTCGACGCGGTGATGGCCGCGACCGAGCGCAGCCGCGAGTTGGGGCAGGGATAG
- a CDS encoding YbjN domain-containing protein, producing the protein MAQRTFDEAELDALEARIEAWLARQRDENPVVAAVERDVESGERRWFVRVHGEQKDVFSIWFHLRQRTLHYETYVMPAPETHQAQFFEHLLKRNLKLYGAAFAVGDEDAVFLVGQLSNDCIDDDELDRILGSLYVWVEQFFRPAMRIGFAGLFKG; encoded by the coding sequence ATGGCCCAACGCACCTTCGACGAGGCCGAGCTCGACGCCCTGGAGGCGCGCATCGAGGCGTGGCTGGCCCGGCAGCGCGACGAGAACCCGGTGGTCGCCGCCGTGGAGCGCGACGTCGAGTCGGGGGAGCGGCGCTGGTTCGTGCGGGTGCACGGCGAGCAGAAGGACGTCTTCAGCATCTGGTTCCACCTGCGCCAGCGGACCCTCCACTACGAGACCTACGTGATGCCGGCGCCGGAGACCCACCAAGCCCAGTTCTTCGAGCACCTCCTGAAGCGCAACCTGAAGCTCTACGGCGCCGCGTTCGCCGTCGGCGACGAGGACGCGGTCTTCCTGGTGGGCCAGCTGAGCAACGACTGCATCGACGACGACGAGCTCGACCGCATCCTGGGCTCGCTGTACGTGTGGGTGGAGCAGTTCTTCCGCCCGGCCATGCGGATCGGCTTCGCCGGCCTGTTCAAGGGTTGA
- a CDS encoding methyltransferase domain-containing protein, with amino-acid sequence MGEDVYTHGHHDSVLRSHRWRTAENSAAYLLPHLAPGRRLLDVGCGPGTLTVDLASRVAPGAVVAVDIADDVLPEARRHAAEQGADNVELVAGDFRELGLAEGSFDVAHAHQVLQHLVDPVGALAAMARLVRPGGVVAARDGDSSAFLWAPANPGLDRWQQAYVEVTRRNRAEAAAGRYLPAWARAAGLDDVTYTTSTWTFATPDERAWWSDVWAERSVASSFAEQALGYGIATQDELEDLAAGWRLWGATPDAVLTIVHGEIICRV; translated from the coding sequence ATGGGTGAGGACGTCTACACGCACGGTCACCACGACTCGGTGCTGCGGTCGCACCGCTGGCGCACCGCCGAGAACTCCGCGGCGTACCTGCTGCCGCACCTCGCACCGGGTCGGCGCCTGCTCGACGTCGGCTGCGGCCCGGGCACGCTGACGGTCGACCTGGCGTCCCGCGTGGCGCCCGGCGCGGTGGTGGCGGTCGACATCGCCGACGACGTGCTCCCCGAGGCCCGCCGGCACGCCGCGGAGCAGGGCGCCGACAACGTCGAGCTCGTGGCGGGCGACTTCCGGGAGCTGGGACTGGCCGAGGGGTCGTTCGACGTGGCCCACGCCCACCAGGTGCTCCAGCACCTGGTCGACCCGGTGGGGGCGCTGGCGGCGATGGCCCGCCTGGTGCGGCCCGGCGGCGTGGTGGCCGCCCGCGACGGCGACTCGTCGGCGTTCCTGTGGGCGCCCGCCAACCCGGGCCTCGACCGCTGGCAGCAGGCGTACGTGGAGGTGACCCGCCGCAACCGGGCCGAGGCCGCCGCCGGTCGCTACTTGCCGGCCTGGGCCCGGGCCGCCGGCCTCGACGACGTCACCTACACCACCTCCACCTGGACGTTCGCCACGCCCGACGAGCGGGCCTGGTGGAGCGACGTGTGGGCCGAGCGCTCTGTGGCCTCGTCGTTCGCCGAGCAGGCGCTGGGCTACGGCATCGCCACCCAGGACGAGCTGGAGGACCTCGCCGCCGGCTGGCGCCTGTGGGGCGCCACGCCCGACGCCGTGCTGACCATCGTCCACGGCGAGATCATCTGCCGGGTCTAG
- a CDS encoding glycosyltransferase: MNVYVRELVASLAQAGVASDVYTRRWAADLPEVVDVEPGFRVVHVPAGSLDLPKEALPEVVDEFTDGVRRRLRADVDALHANYWLSGLAGHTLKHELGLPLVSTFHTLARVKAECGLPDEPELRARAEAEVIGCSDAILANCEAEARQLVELYDADPGRIELVAPGVDHAFFSPGPRSGARAALAHLRLGDGPVVLFVGRIQPLKRLDVAVRALAEMRDPHAVLVVVGGGSGAEGDQEVERMRKLVAHLGVADQVRFADPQPHHLLSTYYRAADVVVVPSRSESFGLVALEAAACGTPVVAAAVGGLRTLVEHGRTGFLVDGADPAEYAAYIDAILGDPFLAQQLSTAAARRARDFTWSTAAARLRRLYADITAGSLVECA; this comes from the coding sequence ATGAACGTGTACGTCCGTGAGCTGGTCGCCTCTCTCGCCCAGGCGGGCGTGGCCAGCGACGTCTACACCCGGCGGTGGGCCGCCGACCTGCCCGAGGTGGTCGACGTGGAGCCCGGCTTCCGGGTGGTGCACGTGCCGGCCGGGTCGCTCGACCTGCCCAAGGAGGCGCTGCCGGAGGTCGTCGACGAGTTCACGGATGGCGTGCGCCGCCGCCTGCGGGCCGACGTCGACGCCCTGCACGCCAACTACTGGCTCTCGGGGCTCGCCGGTCACACGCTGAAGCACGAGCTGGGCCTGCCGCTGGTGTCGACGTTCCACACGCTGGCCCGGGTGAAGGCGGAGTGCGGCCTGCCCGACGAGCCCGAGCTGCGGGCCCGGGCCGAGGCCGAGGTGATCGGCTGCTCCGACGCCATCCTCGCCAACTGCGAGGCCGAGGCCCGCCAGCTGGTCGAGCTGTACGACGCCGACCCGGGCCGCATCGAGCTGGTGGCGCCCGGCGTCGACCACGCCTTCTTCTCGCCCGGCCCCCGCTCCGGAGCCCGGGCCGCCCTGGCGCACCTGCGGCTCGGCGACGGGCCCGTGGTGCTGTTCGTGGGGCGCATCCAGCCGCTGAAGCGTCTCGACGTGGCCGTGCGGGCGCTGGCCGAGATGCGCGACCCGCACGCCGTGCTGGTGGTGGTGGGCGGTGGCAGTGGGGCCGAGGGCGACCAGGAGGTGGAGCGGATGCGCAAGCTGGTGGCGCACCTGGGCGTGGCCGACCAGGTGCGCTTCGCCGACCCCCAGCCCCACCACCTGCTGTCCACCTACTACCGGGCCGCCGACGTGGTGGTGGTGCCCAGCCGCAGCGAGTCGTTCGGGCTGGTGGCGCTGGAGGCTGCGGCCTGCGGCACGCCGGTCGTCGCCGCCGCGGTGGGCGGGCTCCGGACGCTGGTCGAGCACGGTCGCACCGGCTTCCTGGTCGACGGCGCCGATCCCGCCGAGTACGCGGCGTACATCGACGCCATCCTCGGGGACCCGTTCCTGGCCCAGCAGCTGTCGACCGCCGCGGCCCGCCGGGCCCGCGACTTCACCTGGTCGACCGCGGCCGCCCGCCTGCGTCGCCTCTACGCCGATATCACCGCGGGCTCGCTGGTGGAGTGCGCGTAG
- a CDS encoding helix-turn-helix transcriptional regulator, translated as MPPSKDEIRDQLDHRWRDLGEFIREQRRITHLSLRKLSELAGISNPYLSQIERGMRKPSADILQQIARALEISAETLYVRAGILDERPAEGDLTIEIRRDPFLTEEQKRALLRIYLSFRYENGNHIPDAAEPA; from the coding sequence ATGCCGCCGTCGAAGGACGAGATCCGGGACCAGCTCGACCATCGTTGGCGCGACCTGGGTGAGTTCATCCGGGAGCAGCGCCGCATCACCCACCTGTCGCTGCGCAAGCTCTCGGAGCTGGCCGGCATCTCCAACCCCTACCTCAGCCAGATCGAGCGGGGGATGCGCAAGCCGTCGGCCGACATCCTCCAGCAGATCGCCCGGGCGCTGGAGATCTCGGCGGAGACCCTGTACGTGCGGGCCGGGATCCTCGACGAGCGGCCGGCCGAGGGTGACCTCACCATCGAGATCCGCCGCGACCCCTTCCTGACCGAGGAGCAGAAGAGAGCCCTGCTCCGGATCTACCTGTCGTTCCGGTACGAGAACGGCAACCACATCCCGGACGCCGCCGAACCGGCTTGA
- a CDS encoding superoxide dismutase → MAFELPPLPYAPDALAPHMSEQTLGFHYGKHHQTYVNNLNGFVEGTDLAGKSLEDVILAADPGPLFNNSAQVWNHTFFWSSMTPGGGGDPEGDLKTAIDESFGSVDTFKQTFADKAKTLFGSGWTWLVSTGSGLEIVQTKDADTPLKHGQSALVTIDVWEHAYYLDFQNARPAYVDTWLENLVNWEFAGQNLAKG, encoded by the coding sequence ATGGCTTTCGAGCTTCCCCCTCTTCCGTACGCGCCCGACGCGCTCGCCCCCCACATGAGCGAGCAGACCCTCGGCTTCCACTACGGCAAGCACCACCAGACCTACGTGAACAACCTCAACGGCTTCGTCGAGGGCACCGACCTGGCCGGCAAGTCGCTCGAGGACGTCATCCTGGCCGCCGACCCGGGGCCCCTCTTCAACAACTCGGCCCAGGTGTGGAACCACACGTTCTTCTGGTCGTCGATGACGCCCGGCGGTGGTGGCGACCCCGAGGGCGACCTCAAGACCGCCATCGACGAGTCGTTCGGCTCGGTCGACACCTTCAAGCAGACCTTCGCCGACAAGGCCAAGACCCTGTTCGGGTCGGGTTGGACCTGGCTGGTGTCCACCGGCAGCGGCCTGGAGATCGTGCAGACCAAGGACGCCGACACGCCCCTCAAGCACGGGCAGTCGGCGCTCGTCACGATCGACGTGTGGGAGCACGCCTACTACCTCGACTTCCAGAACGCCCGTCCGGCCTACGTCGACACGTGGCTCGAGAACCTCGTCAACTGGGAGTTCGCCGGCCAGAACCTGGCCAAGGGCTGA
- a CDS encoding MaoC/PaaZ C-terminal domain-containing protein — protein sequence MALPLDKLGTTYGPRAATIDAARAQDYAAATNDDNPAYSSGKVAPPVFGVVPTWEAMSLAVGDVVPPDALMFIVHGEQDMHFHQPLVPGAELSTTSEAFSVRVGGSGTRFTIRVQSDDAQSGEPVLTQYVTMFIRGMSDGESGGPDKPVHDFPEATRASEAGELSVHVDDDQTYRYRDASGDQMPIHVDEDFAKSVGLPGIIAHGLCTMAMCSQAVVKTLADGDPTRLRRLAVRFAANVFPGNDVVTTIYDAGTSDDGARVYAFEATSNGAVVIKNGRAEVSA from the coding sequence GTGGCCTTGCCGCTCGACAAGCTGGGAACCACCTACGGACCGCGCGCCGCGACCATCGACGCGGCCCGGGCCCAGGACTACGCCGCCGCCACAAACGACGACAACCCGGCCTACAGCTCCGGCAAGGTGGCGCCCCCCGTGTTCGGCGTGGTGCCGACCTGGGAGGCGATGAGCCTGGCCGTGGGCGACGTCGTGCCGCCCGACGCCCTCATGTTCATCGTCCACGGCGAGCAGGACATGCACTTCCACCAGCCGCTGGTCCCCGGCGCCGAGCTGTCCACCACCTCGGAGGCCTTCAGCGTGCGGGTCGGCGGCAGCGGCACCCGCTTCACCATCAGGGTGCAGAGCGACGACGCCCAGTCGGGGGAGCCGGTGCTCACCCAGTACGTCACCATGTTCATCCGGGGGATGTCCGACGGCGAGTCCGGCGGCCCCGACAAGCCGGTCCACGACTTCCCCGAGGCCACCCGGGCCAGCGAGGCCGGGGAGCTGTCGGTCCACGTGGACGACGACCAGACCTACCGCTACCGCGACGCCTCGGGCGACCAGATGCCGATCCACGTCGACGAGGACTTCGCCAAGTCGGTCGGCCTGCCCGGCATCATCGCCCACGGCCTGTGCACGATGGCGATGTGCTCGCAGGCGGTGGTCAAGACCCTCGCCGACGGCGACCCGACCCGCCTGCGCCGCCTGGCCGTCCGCTTCGCCGCCAACGTCTTCCCCGGCAACGACGTCGTCACCACGATCTACGACGCCGGCACCAGCGACGACGGCGCCCGGGTGTACGCCTTCGAGGCCACCAGCAACGGCGCCGTCGTGATCAAGAACGGCCGGGCGGAGGTGTCGGCGTAG
- a CDS encoding histidine phosphatase family protein encodes MTASVTRVLLVRHGQSEWNVSGRWQGQTDPPLTDLGRRQAYSAARSLGTVDAIWASDLQRAAETAAIISGELGVGPVVLDTDLRERDAGEWQGLTRAEIDEQYPGYLEPPPDVSGEGWVPRRPPGWESDDKLMVRMRRSLLRIRREVGPGEVLVVAHAGLLFLVERSLGADGERLANLDGRWIDLTDGEDLVDGADTPHLSDIARLGDRINLLSPEQITIPGQI; translated from the coding sequence ATGACCGCATCCGTGACCCGCGTGTTGCTCGTCCGGCACGGCCAATCGGAGTGGAACGTCAGCGGCCGGTGGCAGGGCCAGACCGACCCGCCGCTGACCGACCTGGGCCGCCGCCAGGCCTACAGCGCGGCCCGCTCGCTGGGCACCGTCGACGCCATCTGGGCGTCGGACCTGCAGCGGGCCGCCGAGACCGCGGCGATCATCTCCGGCGAGCTGGGCGTCGGGCCCGTGGTGCTCGACACCGACCTGCGGGAGCGCGACGCCGGCGAGTGGCAGGGCCTCACCCGGGCCGAGATCGACGAGCAGTACCCCGGCTACCTGGAGCCGCCGCCCGACGTGTCCGGCGAGGGCTGGGTGCCGCGGCGGCCGCCGGGCTGGGAGTCCGACGACAAGCTGATGGTGCGGATGCGGCGGTCGCTGCTGCGGATCCGCCGGGAGGTGGGCCCGGGCGAAGTGCTGGTGGTCGCCCACGCCGGCCTGCTCTTCCTGGTGGAGCGCTCGCTGGGCGCCGACGGCGAGCGCCTGGCCAACCTCGACGGCCGCTGGATCGACCTGACCGACGGCGAGGACCTGGTCGACGGGGCCGACACGCCCCACCTGTCCGACATCGCCCGCCTCGGCGACCGCATCAACCTCCTGTCCCCCGAGCAGATCACCATCCCCGGCCAGATCTGA
- a CDS encoding TraR/DksA C4-type zinc finger protein, producing MDADAARRHLEAENERLHQVRTALENEHLHDEPEEDSSAELSHFDQHPADAASDAFEREKEFSILDQVQAELDDVERALKRLDDGSYGSCQACGQEIGDERLVAVPAARFCLEHQSAAET from the coding sequence GTGGACGCCGATGCTGCACGTCGTCATCTGGAGGCGGAGAACGAACGACTCCACCAGGTGCGCACCGCGCTGGAGAACGAGCACCTCCACGACGAGCCCGAGGAGGACAGCTCGGCCGAGCTGTCCCACTTCGACCAGCACCCGGCTGACGCGGCGAGCGATGCCTTCGAGCGCGAGAAGGAGTTCTCGATCCTCGACCAGGTGCAGGCCGAGCTCGACGACGTCGAGCGGGCGTTGAAGCGCCTCGACGACGGCAGCTACGGCAGCTGCCAGGCCTGCGGGCAGGAGATCGGTGACGAGCGCCTCGTCGCCGTCCCCGCCGCCCGCTTCTGCCTCGAGCACCAGTCCGCCGCCGAGACCTGA
- a CDS encoding alpha/beta hydrolase yields MATTPSRSGHLPINGLGLYHEVYGELGQSKSSPLLLIPGAFMATDTMKSWASAFAGKRAVIVFDQQGHGRTPDTSRRMSYEQFADDAAALLRALKVERADVMGYSQGGGVALQLALRHPTLVDKLVSLSATYRKDGWYPSVLQGIEGLSATAFAGTPVEKAFKEHTPDATAFEAYLEKMKVLSIDDQNISDAQMRSISAKTMVIVGDADAVKPEHALAMFKLRGGGDEEAAASGMLQKVPAARLVVLAATSHIGISGESAVLVPMVSAFLDDVTPVTPDLF; encoded by the coding sequence GGCCTCTATCACGAGGTGTACGGCGAGCTCGGCCAGTCGAAATCGTCTCCGTTGCTGCTCATCCCTGGCGCGTTCATGGCCACCGACACGATGAAGTCGTGGGCGTCCGCCTTCGCGGGCAAGCGAGCCGTGATCGTCTTCGATCAGCAAGGGCACGGCCGCACCCCGGATACGTCGCGCAGGATGTCTTACGAGCAGTTCGCCGACGATGCCGCGGCGTTGCTGCGCGCGTTGAAGGTCGAGCGCGCGGATGTGATGGGCTACTCGCAAGGCGGCGGGGTCGCGCTGCAGCTCGCGCTCCGTCACCCGACGCTCGTCGACAAGCTGGTCTCGCTGTCCGCCACCTATCGCAAGGACGGCTGGTACCCGTCGGTGTTGCAGGGCATCGAGGGTCTCAGCGCCACGGCGTTTGCCGGTACGCCCGTCGAGAAGGCGTTCAAGGAGCACACGCCGGACGCCACGGCGTTCGAGGCCTACCTCGAGAAGATGAAGGTCTTGAGCATCGACGACCAGAACATCAGCGACGCGCAGATGCGTTCGATCTCTGCGAAGACGATGGTCATCGTTGGTGATGCGGATGCCGTGAAGCCGGAGCATGCGCTGGCGATGTTCAAGCTGCGCGGTGGCGGCGATGAGGAAGCGGCAGCGTCGGGGATGCTGCAGAAGGTTCCGGCCGCGCGCTTGGTGGTTCTGGCGGCGACGTCGCACATCGGCATCTCAGGGGAGTCAGCGGTACTGGTGCCGATGGTGAGTGCGTTTCTCGATGACGTGACGCCGGTGACGCCGGATCTCTTCTAG